The DNA region ACATGCGTGTGTCGAGCTTGCCGACCGTTCACGGTGAGAGTGTGGTGCTTCGTGTGTTGGACCGCTCGTCGGTGAATCTGAATCTGGAGAACCTCGGGTTGCCTGATGAGTTGTTCAACTACATTACAGACACGGTGCAGAAGCCGAACGGCATCTTCATTGTGACGGGGCCTACCGGTGCCGGTAAGACCACTACGCTTTACGCTGCGTTGCGTCGGATCAACACGATCGATAGCAAGCTTCTGACTGCCGAGGATCCGGTGGAATATGACATTGATGGAATTGTGCAAGTGCCGGTGAACGAGGGCATTGGTTTGACCTTCCCTCGTGTGTTGCGTGCCTTCCTGCGTCAGGACCCCGACCGAATCATGGTGGGGGAGATGCGTGACGTGGCCACTGCGCAGATTGCGATCCAGGCATCGCTCACCGGTCACTTGGTGGTGAGTACCCTTCACACCAACGACTCCGCTGGTGCTGTGACGCGATTGGTGGACATGGGTTGTGAACCATTCCTGGTGGCGGCCACCCTTGAAGGGGTGTTGGCTCAGCGACTGGTGCGAACCATTTGTAAGAAGTGCCGCACGCCGTACGAGCCGAATGAGGCAGTGTTGAGTCAGCTCGGCCTGTCACACCACGAGTTGGGTGACAAGCATTTCTACACTGGTAGCGGATGTGATGCTTGTGGTCAGACCGGCTACAAGGGCCGGAAAGGTCTCTATGAATTGCTCGACATCACCGACCCGCTTCGCGAACTGATCACCGAGCGCGCTCCTACCGTGGTGCTGCGACAGAAAGCGATCGAGTTGGGAATGCATACGCTGCGTGAGGATGGCCTGCGTAACATTTACGACGGACAGGTCACCATCGATGAGGTGCTGAAGTACACCTAGAAGACCCGGTAAATCGATTTGCTCAATGTGCCGGCCAGTCGGGTGATTTGCGCCTGATTGGCCAGGTTCTGAGATTTCTTAATTTGCAGTTGGCAAGCATCTTGATATTTACAACACTCCGATCCCATCACCGGGTCACCGGCGTGTAATTTTTTCCCTCTCCCAAAACAACTAGACACCCCCTTATGGCACAATTCGAATACACTGCTCTC from Sulfuriroseicoccus oceanibius includes:
- a CDS encoding GspE/PulE family protein, with amino-acid sequence MNIDYLIDLVSARGMLDDQVASEIREEYNSGGGTADPAEILINYGVIEERDTLFALIANELGVEYVDLEGFQVPEALINLIPAGMARLHGALPIGASGEGLKVVLTDPLNPQVVEDLRFALGQEIQIAVADPELVEKQLDSCYAVDGESMDDVLKEISAGGEGLSDAELEAEANSAPIIRYVDLVLFNAIKERASDIHFEPFEDDFKIRYRVDGALYEMAPPPLHLALPIISRIKVMSNMNIAERRVPQDGRIMKTIGDKEVDMRVSSLPTVHGESVVLRVLDRSSVNLNLENLGLPDELFNYITDTVQKPNGIFIVTGPTGAGKTTTLYAALRRINTIDSKLLTAEDPVEYDIDGIVQVPVNEGIGLTFPRVLRAFLRQDPDRIMVGEMRDVATAQIAIQASLTGHLVVSTLHTNDSAGAVTRLVDMGCEPFLVAATLEGVLAQRLVRTICKKCRTPYEPNEAVLSQLGLSHHELGDKHFYTGSGCDACGQTGYKGRKGLYELLDITDPLRELITERAPTVVLRQKAIELGMHTLREDGLRNIYDGQVTIDEVLKYT